The window GGCAAGGGTGAGCTCGTGCTCACCGGGCAGCTGGGCGATGTGATGAAGGAGTCGGTTCGCGCCGCGCTGAGCTACATTCGCAGCCGTGCCGAAGACTACGAGCTCGCGCCGAACTTTATGCGCGAGAATGACATCCACATTCACGTGCCGGCCGGCGCCATCCCCAAAGATGGTCCTTCGGCGGGGATCACGATGTACATCTCGCTCTTAAGCCTGCTGACCGGCGTGAAGGTGCGCAGCGATGTGGCGATGAGTGGCGAGATCACCCTTCGCGGCAATGTGCTCCCGGTTGGCGGTATCAAAGAGAAAGTCCTTGCGGCGCACCGCTCCGGCATCAAGCGCATCATCCTGCCGGCGCGCAACAAGAAAGACCTGATGGACGTCTCCGAAGACATCCAGAAGGAGCTGGACTTCCATTTCGTGGAGCACGTCAGCGTGTTGCCTGAGCTGGTCTTTGAGGAAGGTGCCTGGACCATCGGTGGTGAGAAGGCCTCCGACGAAGCCAGCGCTGAATAAGCTCGTGACGACGATGTCTAGAATGTGAAAAAGGCCGCCCGATAAAGGGCGGCCTTTTTTTATCGCGGGTTCTGCAGAACGCGCTCAGCGGAACTCCACTTCCATGATCTCGACGACGCGGTCGCCGCCGGGGGCCTTGATGACAGACTCGTCGCCGACGGTCTTTCCGATCAGGGCGCGGGCGATGGGGCTGGCGAAGGAGATTTTGAGCTGCTTGATGTCGGCCTCATCGTCGCCGACGATCTGGTAGGTCTTCTCCTCGTCGGTGTCTAAAAAGAAGACGGTGACAAAGGCGCCGAAGACCACGCGGTCGCCACCGAGCTCATCGGTGTCGATAACCTGGGCGTGTGCAAGTTTGCCTTCGATCTCGCGGATACGTCCCTCAACAAAGCCCTGCTTGTCTTTGGCGGCGTGATACTCGGCGTTCTCTTTGAGGTCGCCGTGGGCGCGGGCCTCTTCGATCTCCTGGACGATGCGGGGGCGCTGGACCTTTTTGAGGTTGTCGAGCTCTTCGCGAAGCTTGCGATGGCCATCGACGGTCATAGGAATCTTCTGCATGGGTTGCCTCATGAGCAGCAGGACACGAGCGCGCGCGTCGAAGGACGCGGCACTGTGCCTTAGAAATAAATGCCCCCATCGTGGCGAACCAGGATGGGGGGCGGCTTGTTTGAAAGAGTCGCGATGCGCCTCAGCGCAATGTCGCTCAGGTAAGTATGGGACAGCCCGACAAATAGATCAACGGGCAGTCTCTGAGGCATGCAGCTCCTGAATGGAGTGCACTGTGGGGGAGGCCTTGGCCAGCGCGCCAAGCGCGCCGACGGCGCTGCGTGCGGCGGCCAGGGTGGTAAAGTAGGTCATGCCGAGTTGCAGGGCGGCACGGCGGATGGTGCGACTGTCGCGAACCGACTGTCCCCCGACGGTCGTATTGATGACGAGGTGAACTTCGCCGTTGATCATGGCATCGACGATGTGGGGCTGGCCTTCGCGCACCTTGTTGATGGGCGTGACCTGGAGGCCGTTCTGCTTGAGGTAAGCAGCGGTTCCGCTCGTGGCCAGAAGGTTGAATCCCAGTTCGCTCAAGCCGCGCGCCACCGGCACCGATGCCCATTTATCGTCATCTTTGACGCTGATAAAGACAGTACCGCCGGTTGGAGGTGCATTGCCCCCGCCCACCTGGGCTTTGTAAAAAGCCATCTCGTAGCTGGGGTCGATGCCCATGCACTCGCCGGTGGAACGCATCTCGGGGCCCAGCAGGCTGTCGACTTCGGGAAACTTCGTAAAGGGGAAGACGCTCTCTTTGACCGAGAAGAAGCTCGGCACGCATTCCTCGGTAAAGCCCAGATCCTCCAGCGACTCGCCGAGCATCGCGCGCGCCGCGATTTTGGCCAGCGGGCGGCCGATGGCCTTGGAGACAAAGGGGATGGTCCGGCTGGCGCGGGGGTTGACCTCGAGCACGTAGACGTTGCGGTCCTGCACGGCGAACTGCACGTTCATCAACCCGACGATGTTGAGCTCCTTCGCCAGGCTTAAGGTCTGCTCCCGAATGGTGCGCAGTACCACTTCAGGAAGATCATGGGAGGGCAGCGCGCAGGCGGAGTCACCGGAGTGAACGCCGGCTTCCTCAATATGCTCCATGATGCCGCCGACCACAGCCAGGGTGCCGTCGCTGACGCAGTCGACGTCGACTTCAACCGCCTGGCTCAAGAACTTATCGAGGAGCACCGGGTTGTCGGGCGACTCGGATTGCGCGCGCAAAAAGACCTGCTCGAAACTCGGGGCGTCGTAGACGACTTCCATGGCCCGGCCGCCGAGCACGTAGCTTGGCCGCACCATCATCGGAAAGCCGATCTCGGAGGCGGCCTCCTGAGCCTGCTCCCAGGTCATGACGGTACGGGCCTGCGGTTGCTTGAGGGCCAGTTTTTCGACGATCGCGTTAAAGAGCTGGCGATCTTCGGTGCGGTCGATGGCCTCCGGTGAGGTTCCCAGCACTTTGATGCCCAGCTCGGTGAGCGCCGCGGCGAGCTTGAGAGGAGTCTGGCCGCCGAACTGAAGGATGACGCCTTCGGGCTTTTCGATGTCGATGATGGCCAGCACCGTCTCAAGGGTCAGCGGCTCAAAATAGAGGCGGTCGCTGATGTCGTAGTCGGTAGAGACGGTCTCCGGGTTGCAGTTGACCATAATGGTGCGGTAGCCGGCCTCACCAAGCGCCATGACCGCGTGGACTGCGCAGTAGTCGAACTCGATGCCCTGGCCGATGCGGTTGGGGCCGCCGCCAAGGATCATAACACCCGGGCGATCGTCGGGGTTCGATTCGCAGCTGCCCGTCTCATAGCTGGAGTAGAAGTACGAGGTGACGGCCTCGAATTCAGCGGCGCAGGTGTCGACCTGCTTGAAGGTCGGCGAGACGCCGAGTGAGAGGCGGTGCTCGCGGACCTCGCGTTCGCTACGTTGGAGGATGCGGGCGATGTCGGTGTCACCAAAGCCGTAGCGTTTGGCCAGAAAGATGTCTTCGTCGGCAGGCCACGTGCCAACGGGGGCGGCGCTTAAGAGCTGCTCCACCTCGATGATCTGCTGGAACTGGTCGAGGAACCAGGGATCGATGCGCGAATACTGGTGCACGGTTTCAAGGGAGAGACCGCGGCGAAGCGCTTCGAAGACGTACCAGGGCCGCCGCGGGGTGGGGCGGCGCAGATGAGGCGCAAAAAACTCCTCAACTTGCGCAGGGGAAGCTCCATCGGCGGGAAGATCGATCTCGGCGAAGAGGCCGCTGTCGCGTTGTTCCAGGCTGCGAAGCGCTTTGAGATAGGCCTCCGGGAAGGTGCGCGCGATGCTCATCGCTTCGCCCACCGACTTCATCTGGGTGGTCAGCGTATCGGAAGCGTCGGGGAACTTCTCAAAGGCAAAGCGTGGGATCTTGACCACGGTGTAGTCGAGCACCGGCTCGAAAGCCGCGGCGGTCTTTTTGGTAATGTCGTTGAGGAGCTCATCAAGGGTGTAGCCCACCGAGAGGAGCGCAGCGATCTTGGCGATGGGGTATCCGGTGGCTTTACTTGCCAGGGCCGAGGAGCGGGAGACGCGGGGGTTCATCTCAATGACCACCCGGCGCCCGGTTTGCGGGCAGACACCAAATTGGATGTTGCATCCGCCGGTCTCCACGCCGACGGCGCGGATAATGCGGAGCGCGTCATCGCGCATGGCCTGGTATTCGCGATCGGTCAGGGTTTGAATGGGGGCAACGGTGATGGAGTCGCCGGTATGCACGCCCATGGGATCGACGTTTTCGATGCCGCAGATGATGACGACGTTGTCGTTGCTGTCGCGCATCAACTCAAGCTCGTACTCCTTCCAGCCGAGCAGGCTCTCGTCGATGAGCACCTCGCCGGTGGGGCTCTGAGAGAGCGACCACTTGACGTACTCGGCGAACTCTTCGCGGTTGTAGGCGATGTTGCCGCCGCTGCCACCCATGGTGAACGAAGGGCGCAGGATGGCCGGGAAGCCAATCCGTGCCTGGATCTCCCAGGCTTCATCGATCGAGCGGGCCACGCCGGCCGCGGGCTGATCGACGCCGATAGCGCGCATGGTGTTGGCAAACTCCTCGCGGTCTTCCGCGCGGGTGATGACTTCGGGTTTGGCGCCGATGAGCTCAATGCCCAGGCGATCCAGGGTGCCGTCTTTATGAAGCGACATCGCGATGTTGAGCGCGGTTTGCCCGCCCATGGTGGGGAGCAGCGCGTCGGGGCGCTCTTTTTCGAGCACACGGGCGACGAAGTCCGGGGTGAGTGGCTCGATGTAGGTCGCATCGGCCAGCTCCGGATCGGTCATGATCGTGGCCGGGTTGGAGTTGACCAGGACCACCCTGAAACCTTCCGCGCGTAGCGCGCGAATGGCCTGGGTTCCCGAATAATCAAACTCGGCGGCCTGTCCGATGACGATGGGCCCGGAGCCCAGGATGCAGATCGACTTCAGATCGTGACGGCGTGGCATGGCGCACTCCTAAAACGCGTGTTGCGGGGCAAATTCAGCCCCGGGACGCGCGGACTATGCCAAAACCCGCCGTCGATGCAAAGCGCCTGTGCGTTGGAATCTCATCGCGGGTCGCCGCTTGCCTATACGTCGAACTCGCCAGCTTCCAGCCGGTCCCAGTACGAGATCAGGGCGGCGCGGATCTTTCCAGAGAGAAGTACCGCACCCAGGATGTTGGGGAAGGCCATCGAGAGGATCATCAGGTCGGAGAAGTCCAGGACGTTGCTCAGGCTGGAAACCGATCCCAAAAAGACGAAGAAGAGGAAGATGACCCGATAAATCATCGAGCTGTTGGCTCCGAAGAGAAAGCTCCAGCAGCGCTCGCCATAGTAGGACCAGGAGATCATGGTGCTAAAGGCAAAGAGAATCACCGCGATGGAAAGGATGTAGGGGAACCAGCTGATAACCGTCTCGAAGGCAGCCGAGGTCAGCGCGACCCCTTCGAGGCCAGCGGTTGCCGGGTCGGCATAGACGCCTGTGATGACCACGACAATGCCTGTCATAAAGCAGACGAGCAGGGTGTCGATGGCCGGCTCCAGGAGGGCGACAAAGCCCTCGCGTACCGGCTCTTTGGTGCGTGCGGCGGAGTGAGCGATCGCCGCCGAGCCTACGCCGGCCTCGTTGGAGAAGGCGGCACGCTGGATGCCGACGATGAGCACACCGACCAGGCCGCCCAGGCCCGCCTTCGGGGCAAAGGCCTCCCCGATGATGGTGCCGATGGCGTGTGGAATCATCGTGACGTTGCTCAAGAGGATGTAGAGCGCGGCAGCCACGTAGATGACGCACATCGCCGGAACGATCTTCGAGGCCACTTTGCCGATGCTCTGGATGCCGCCGATGATGACCATGCCGACGAGCAGGGCGATGATGATGCCGTAGAGCCAGCTGCGCGGTTGAATGCCACCTGCGACGGGGGCCTCATTGAGCGTGTCGACTCCCACCGGGACCGTCCAGTTGACCTGGCGCCCTTCGACACGCGCGAGTTCAAGGGTGGAGATGGCGCCAGCGGCGACATCGAAACGATGCCCGGAGTCGGCGGCTACGACATCCAGCGTCAGGGTCCAGCGGCCGTCGTCGCCCCGAGTCCAGTCCGTGGTGGCGATGTCGAGGCGTTTTACCGGATTGAAGTAGAGGACGTCTTCGGTCTCCAGGGGCGAAGGGGCCGAGAAGCGGGCCAGATGGCGAGCGTAGGCCAGCTCCATCGGGGCCTCGCTTGCCAGCGTCACTTCGCCGCGGGCGCGCTCCCCGTCAAACCAGGGGACCAGGTTGGCCATAGCCGCAAAACTCTGGTTGGCCTGGAACATATTACCGCCACCGAAGGATCCTCCGATGCAGAGCACCGCGAAGATCACCGAGAGGTAGCGCCCGAGCACAGGGCGTCCGATCTCGGCCAGGCCGTCGCGCAGATAGACCATCGGGCCGCCCTGGACTGCGCCGTTGGCGTCGACCTTGCGGTACATCTGGCCCAGTGTGCATTCCGCGAACTTGCTGGTCATGCCGAAGATGGCCGCGGCCATCATCCAGAAAACGGCGCCCGGCCCACCGATCCCGACGGCGATTGCTACGCCGGCGATGTTTCCCAGGCCCACGGTGGCCGAGAGCGCGGTCGAGAGGGCCTGGAAGTGGGTGACTTCGCCCGGATTGTTGGGGTCGTCGTACTTGCCAGCGACGACTTTGACCGCGTGGCTGACTCCGCGCAGGTTCACGAAGTCAAAGCGAAAGGTGAAGAAGATCGCGCCGCTGATAAGGATCAGCACGACCAGTGGAATCTGATTGAGAAAGGACCAGATGCCGGCCAGAAGCCCGGGGACCGTGCCGAAAGGTATAGCAGCCATCGCAGAGACAATGAGGCCGAAGCGCTGATCGATCTTGTTGAGGTCTCCGCCGCTCGAGACACCCACGGCGATGCTGACCAGGATAATCAGCCCGATAATCAGGGCGTAGCGCTGAGTTGGCTTCAGGAATGGCTTCATAGATGACCTTCGGGCAAGTGCACACGGAGCACCGCGACGACGGTCGGATCTTCCCCTGGAGGGGAAGACAGACACCCGGGCTGGACGTCGGCCTGATCGGCGCGTCGGCACAGTCGTTGGCGACCGCGGTGCAAGAAAACCGGAATGGACCCGATGGTTTATCATCGCCGGGCGCGATCAGGCAACCTCGCACCATGTCTGGGAGGCAGCCCGGGCGTGGGAGGGGATGTTTAAAGTGGTACTTTAGAAAGATCGAAAGTGCCACGCGAGGTATGCTCGGATGGCGCCATAGAGCGGGAGGTTCTGCGGGGCGGTCAGCGGGGCATGCAGGTCGATGGCGATGCCCAGCGAGCGTTCGCGGCTGTAGCGATAGTCCGCTCCCAGCGTGGCGCGCAGGCCCAGCACTTCGCCGGTGGGGGCACGCTCGGAGGAGGGGCCGGTGGGGTAAAAGACGCCGGCCACTCCGACATAGGGAACGTAGGTGAAGACATCCAGAGCGTAGCGCGCCTCCAGAGCGAGGGCGCTAACAAGGAGGGCGTCGAAGCTGTCTTCGCCCTCGACCCGCGAGGGGTGGTAAGAGGCGGAGACGTCCATGCCAACCTTCCAGAAGTCATTGAGATGCAGGTTAGCTCCGAGCTGAAGCCCGGGGCCCCACCTGCCCAGCGCAGAAGGGGCGGGGGCAAGGACGTTATGGAGTCCGGCGCCAGCCCATAGCTGGCCTTCCCAGGCATGCGCCGCGCCGGGTTGGGCGAGTGTGACGATGCCTGCGGTCAGAAGTGCGAGAGTGAGGGCGAGGGGGACGGGGAGGGGGCGGGTAGTGCCCCGGGAGTCAGGCATGCGATGGGGTCCAGTTTTAAAGGGGAAGCGAAGCGTCGCATGGGGCGTGTGGTCTGCGTTGACACCTCATGGTGCCCTGCATATAGTCCGCACCCATTCGTTTCCGGCGACGCCCGAAACGAGAGCCCAAAAAGGCCTCGTGGGTACGGATTCCCGAGGTTGCGCGCGGCGCGATTGAGCGGGCTCAGGTTAAGGAGAGAAGAGATGGCGATCAAGATTAAGAAGCAGGGTGAGGCGCCCGAGCCCGAAGAGCAGGAAGGCCTCGATGAGTTGGAAGCTGCCGCCGCGCTGGGCGCGGGCAGCGGTGAGGACCTGGATGCATTCGAGCGAACCACGCTGCAGGCGACCGCCTGGGTTGAAGAAAACCGCAGTGTGGTTTTCGGTGGTATCATCGCTGTGATTGTGGCGGTGTTAGGCGTGATTCTGGGACTTCAGTACATCGAAGGCCAGCAGGTCGAGGCCTCCAGTAGCCTGAGCAAAGGGCTGGCCGCCTATGAATGGTATGTGGAGGGCTCGCCCGAGCTTGAGGCCATTCGCGGGCAAGAAGGTCTGGCTGAGCCGGCCAACATCTTCGCGAGCGAAGAGGAGAAGTGGCAGGCCATTTATGACGCCGCAGCCACCACGCTTGCCGACTTTGATCGCGGTCCTATTGCCGCAGATGCGCGTCTGACACAAGCCGCTGCGGCGTTCCATCTTCAGAAGTTGGACGAAGCTGAGGGGCTCTACCGCCAGGTGCTCGATGGTGAGGCCAGCGATGCGATGAAGGTGATGGCGCGTGTGGGCCTTGCGAACACGCTCTCGGCGCTCGAGAAAACCGACGAGGCAGCAAAGGCGTGGGATTCTGTGGCCGAGAATGCCCCGGAGCGTGCACAGTTTGCGCAGTATGAGAAAGCGCGCATGCTCGACCGTGCGGGCCAGTCCGACCAGGCCAAAGAGCTCTATCACAAGATTCTGGAAGACGATCCCGAGTTCACCTTCAAGTCGGAGATCGAGCGCCGCCTGGCGACGCTTTAAGGCAGCGCTGAAGACGACGAGCGACGATTCTCGAAGAGAGAGTAAGCGGACGTGACCAAAGGTACCGTTAAGGTTGGACGAGCGTGGCTGGTGGCCGCGCTCGTGTCGTTTATGGGGAGCGGGTGTGCGATGCGGCCCGCGCAGCCTGCCGGGATTGACGCGGTGGCGCAGCCCACAGCGCGCGTGAAGGTGGAGTGGCGCGTTCCTCTATCCTCAGATCGCCCCTGGGAGAGCAATCCGCGGGAGTTCGGCAAGCCTGTGCTCGCGCCCGGCGGTGATCTGGTGGTCGGAGCCAGCGATGGCTACGTCTATCGGGTGCGCACGGACAGCGGCGAGGTCGTCTGGTCCAAAGAGATCGGTGGTGCCATTGATGCCCCGGTGACCCTCGCCGATGGTTTTGTCTATGTGGCCAGCGCCAGGGGGAGCTTGCACAAGCTGAGCTGGGAGCGCGGCGAGGAAGTCTGGCGAGCCGATGCCCGGAGTGCGTTCGAGGCGCAGCCTGCCGTGGGGCAGGGGGTGGTGGCAGTAACGGACAGCGCCGATGTGCTCTACGTCTTCGATGAGGTGAGTGGCGAACTGGTGTGGGATTACCAGCGTCGTCAGCCCGACTTCTTTACGATCAAAGGAGGCGGTGCACCGGTGATCTCCGGAGATCGCATCTATTGCGGATTCGCCGATGGGTATCTGGTTTCGCTTTTTGCGGACAGTGGGGAACTCGAGTGGTCGGCCAATCTGGGAGACGCATCGCAGGAGTTCGGAGATGTGGATCTGCCGGTTATTGAAGATGGTGAGTTTCTCTACGCCGTCTCCTACGCCGGGGGCATCTATGCGGTGGAAAAGTCCAGCGGCGCGCTGATGTGGCATCAGGATATCGAGAGCGTAGCGGACTTGATCATGCAGGGCCCCTGGCTCCTGGGCGTCTCGGCGACGGGGCATGTCTTTGCGATCGCGAAGAGCGATGGTGAGCCTGTGTGGCGATTTCGGATGCCGGATGAGCAGTCGCCTGTGGCGCTGAGCACCACCGGACCGCTGCTCAGTGTGGCGACGGCCTCGGGGCCGCTCTACCTTGTTCGTACCCGCGATGGGCGTCCGGTCACGCGTTGGAACCCTTCCTCGGGCTTTCAGCGGGCACCGGTCTACGACAGCGTTCGCGGCTACACCCTCTCGAACCGTGGGTATCTCTATGGCTATCGTCTGGCCTATTGAAACGGTGAGGTGTACTCGCGACACTCGGTAGAACAAAAAGGCCCGACGCGCTGGTGCGTGTCGGGCCTTTTTCTATGGAAGAGCGGGGACGCGATGAATGTCAGCGTCGCACGTAGTACAGGGTGTGAACGGGGATGCCTTTCTGCAGGATCTTGACCTCGCGCGTGGTGCGCGGGAAGGGCTCGACCGGCATCTGCTCGAAGGGAAGAAGCTCAAACTCGGGGTGCGCGTCGAGGACCTCGCGGAAGTCGTCGGCGAGTGTGCCCACGTCGGTGCGGAGCCAGAGCTTTGCCCCCTGGTGCATCTTTGAAGCGAAAAGATCCAGGGTCTGCGGCTGGATGATACGACGCTTACGATGGCGCTTTTTCCACCAGGGGTCTGGAAAGAGGATAAAGAGCTCCGAGAGCTGGCCCTCTTCCAGAAGGATGGGAATGGCCATGGTGGCGTCGGCCTGCAGGAGGTCAGCGTTTTTCACGCCGTGCTCCAGCATGTTCTCTTTGCCGAAGTCCACGTGTTTTTTGCGCCACTCGATTCCCAGGTAGAAGCGCTCCGGATAGCGCTGGGCGAGCTGACGCAGAAAATTGGCCCGGTTCGAGCCGATCTCCAGCGAGACGCGCTCGGGGAGGGGGCGCTCCGCAGCGAAGGTGCGGATGCGTGTGAGCATACGATCGTAGTTCTCTTCGATGACGTCATCGAAGCGAAGCGACAGGTCAGCCACGGGGTAACCTCTGCAAGTGGCGGAAACATCAATGGGGAGAGGTGCAGCGACGTGCTTCATCGCGACGAGGCACAGGTCGCCAAAGGGTGTGAACGTTTAGAGCGCGATCGTCAAGCCATCGCGTGCAGCGAAAGACTCGGCGAAGAGGCTCTTTCCGAGAGCGTCAATCGCGTCGAGGTCCTCGTCGGTGCTCTTGGGATCGTGGTGGAAGAGGCAGAGGCGTTTGGCCCGGGCTTGCCTGGCGAGCTCGGCGGCGATGGCCACGGTTGAATGGCCGTAGCCCTGGGTGGGCGCGGGCATCGAGGTGTAGTGGGTTTCGGTGTACATCGCGTCGTGCACGATCAGGTCTGCGCCACGGGCAAACTCGGCCAGGCGGCGGTCGCCGTGCACATAGCCCTCGGTATCGGTGGCGTAGACAAAAGACCTGGAGCCGGCGATGACCTTGTACATGTTGACCCCGGACTTGGGGTGGTTGTAGCCGCGCAGGCAGTGGACCTCCAACTCGACCTCGTTCGGATCGGGGCGCAGGTGAGCCTGGCTCGGGTGAGTGGCACGCACGAGCACAGGCTCGGGGCGATCGCGCAAAAAGTAAACGCGGTCGACCTCGCCGATGTCGTAAAAATGCTTAAGCGCGTTCATCTCGTTGAGCGCTACCGGGTAGTAGGGGGAGCAGATGAGGTTATGGATGGTCTGCTCAAAGCTCTGCTGACTTCCGTAGCGTGGCCCGAAGATGTGCAGGGTCGCCTCAGGAATGTAGACCGGCGGAAAGTAAGGCAGGCCGACGAGATGATCGAAATGGGTGTGGGAGACGAAGATGCTGGAGTGAATCGGGCGATTTTGCGCGAAGGCGTCTTTGACCAGCGCTCGGCCGTACTCGATGATGCCGCTGCCAGCGTCGAAGATGATTTCGCGCTGGCCTGCGCGAAAGCTCACACAGGAGGTGTGGCCGCCGTAGCGCGTAAACTCCTGGCCGCAGACCGGATAACTTCCACGAGAGCCGTGAATGGTGACAGATACGTCGGAGGTCATGGTACAGACTCGATCTGCGAGAGGTTGGGAGCGCGCAAGAGGGACATCAGCGGCAGACGTCAGAATGACGCGGGACTATAACAACCGGCCAAAAATAGCGTCAAGAAGGGCAGCAGGGCCCCAAGTTGCCGGGGCCCCTCTGAGGCGTGGACGAGGCGATGGCGCGGCGATCGGATACGCGCATTGAGAAGCCATCGAGCGGAGCTGAGGCGACCATGGAGTTGATGGTGGAGGCCGGGGGCTGGCCGGCCGGCAGCGCGATGATTGGCGTTGGCGTGTGGGTGATGTTCGGGCTGTGGTGGCTGGCGCTGGCCAGGCGTGGCGAGACTGTAGCGGTGCGCCTGGCGAGTTTCGGGGTGGTGATGGGGGCGGGGCTTGCAGGAGGAGGTGTGGTGGGCCATTGGCTGGGGGGCGGGGCGTCGTCGCTGGGGGCGGTGATGGGGGCCGGAGTTGTTGGGGTTGTGGCCTGGTCGCGGTGCAAGGACCGGCAGAGGCGCGCGGATTGGCTTGCGGGGGCACTTGTGGCGGGATTCGCCGGTCTTGCGATGGCGCGTATCGGGTGCGTGTTCGAGGGCTGCGATTTTGGCGACGTGCTGCCTCCGGGGGATGGACTCATCGTGCAGCGGCATGCCGCCGGTACCGCGGCATGGGAGCTTCAGGTGCTCACCGGAAAACTCAGCTCGGCGGCCTCCTGGAGCCGGCCCACACGTCCTTTCGCGCCGATGATGGTGGCGACCTTTATGCTGGGTTCGCTGGGCACCGCCT of the Lujinxingia sediminis genome contains:
- the trmB gene encoding tRNA (guanosine(46)-N7)-methyltransferase TrmB, with the translated sequence MADLSLRFDDVIEENYDRMLTRIRTFAAERPLPERVSLEIGSNRANFLRQLAQRYPERFYLGIEWRKKHVDFGKENMLEHGVKNADLLQADATMAIPILLEEGQLSELFILFPDPWWKKRHRKRRIIQPQTLDLFASKMHQGAKLWLRTDVGTLADDFREVLDAHPEFELLPFEQMPVEPFPRTTREVKILQKGIPVHTLYYVRR
- a CDS encoding alanine/glycine:cation symporter family protein; its protein translation is MKPFLKPTQRYALIIGLIILVSIAVGVSSGGDLNKIDQRFGLIVSAMAAIPFGTVPGLLAGIWSFLNQIPLVVLILISGAIFFTFRFDFVNLRGVSHAVKVVAGKYDDPNNPGEVTHFQALSTALSATVGLGNIAGVAIAVGIGGPGAVFWMMAAAIFGMTSKFAECTLGQMYRKVDANGAVQGGPMVYLRDGLAEIGRPVLGRYLSVIFAVLCIGGSFGGGNMFQANQSFAAMANLVPWFDGERARGEVTLASEAPMELAYARHLARFSAPSPLETEDVLYFNPVKRLDIATTDWTRGDDGRWTLTLDVVAADSGHRFDVAAGAISTLELARVEGRQVNWTVPVGVDTLNEAPVAGGIQPRSWLYGIIIALLVGMVIIGGIQSIGKVASKIVPAMCVIYVAAALYILLSNVTMIPHAIGTIIGEAFAPKAGLGGLVGVLIVGIQRAAFSNEAGVGSAAIAHSAARTKEPVREGFVALLEPAIDTLLVCFMTGIVVVITGVYADPATAGLEGVALTSAAFETVISWFPYILSIAVILFAFSTMISWSYYGERCWSFLFGANSSMIYRVIFLFFVFLGSVSSLSNVLDFSDLMILSMAFPNILGAVLLSGKIRAALISYWDRLEAGEFDV
- the carB gene encoding carbamoyl-phosphate synthase large subunit, whose product is MPRRHDLKSICILGSGPIVIGQAAEFDYSGTQAIRALRAEGFRVVLVNSNPATIMTDPELADATYIEPLTPDFVARVLEKERPDALLPTMGGQTALNIAMSLHKDGTLDRLGIELIGAKPEVITRAEDREEFANTMRAIGVDQPAAGVARSIDEAWEIQARIGFPAILRPSFTMGGSGGNIAYNREEFAEYVKWSLSQSPTGEVLIDESLLGWKEYELELMRDSNDNVVIICGIENVDPMGVHTGDSITVAPIQTLTDREYQAMRDDALRIIRAVGVETGGCNIQFGVCPQTGRRVVIEMNPRVSRSSALASKATGYPIAKIAALLSVGYTLDELLNDITKKTAAAFEPVLDYTVVKIPRFAFEKFPDASDTLTTQMKSVGEAMSIARTFPEAYLKALRSLEQRDSGLFAEIDLPADGASPAQVEEFFAPHLRRPTPRRPWYVFEALRRGLSLETVHQYSRIDPWFLDQFQQIIEVEQLLSAAPVGTWPADEDIFLAKRYGFGDTDIARILQRSEREVREHRLSLGVSPTFKQVDTCAAEFEAVTSYFYSSYETGSCESNPDDRPGVMILGGGPNRIGQGIEFDYCAVHAVMALGEAGYRTIMVNCNPETVSTDYDISDRLYFEPLTLETVLAIIDIEKPEGVILQFGGQTPLKLAAALTELGIKVLGTSPEAIDRTEDRQLFNAIVEKLALKQPQARTVMTWEQAQEAASEIGFPMMVRPSYVLGGRAMEVVYDAPSFEQVFLRAQSESPDNPVLLDKFLSQAVEVDVDCVSDGTLAVVGGIMEHIEEAGVHSGDSACALPSHDLPEVVLRTIREQTLSLAKELNIVGLMNVQFAVQDRNVYVLEVNPRASRTIPFVSKAIGRPLAKIAARAMLGESLEDLGFTEECVPSFFSVKESVFPFTKFPEVDSLLGPEMRSTGECMGIDPSYEMAFYKAQVGGGNAPPTGGTVFISVKDDDKWASVPVARGLSELGFNLLATSGTAAYLKQNGLQVTPINKVREGQPHIVDAMINGEVHLVINTTVGGQSVRDSRTIRRAALQLGMTYFTTLAAARSAVGALGALAKASPTVHSIQELHASETAR
- a CDS encoding MBL fold metallo-hydrolase, with translation MTSDVSVTIHGSRGSYPVCGQEFTRYGGHTSCVSFRAGQREIIFDAGSGIIEYGRALVKDAFAQNRPIHSSIFVSHTHFDHLVGLPYFPPVYIPEATLHIFGPRYGSQQSFEQTIHNLICSPYYPVALNEMNALKHFYDIGEVDRVYFLRDRPEPVLVRATHPSQAHLRPDPNEVELEVHCLRGYNHPKSGVNMYKVIAGSRSFVYATDTEGYVHGDRRLAEFARGADLIVHDAMYTETHYTSMPAPTQGYGHSTVAIAAELARQARAKRLCLFHHDPKSTDEDLDAIDALGKSLFAESFAARDGLTIAL
- the greA gene encoding transcription elongation factor GreA yields the protein MQKIPMTVDGHRKLREELDNLKKVQRPRIVQEIEEARAHGDLKENAEYHAAKDKQGFVEGRIREIEGKLAHAQVIDTDELGGDRVVFGAFVTVFFLDTDEEKTYQIVGDDEADIKQLKISFASPIARALIGKTVGDESVIKAPGGDRVVEIMEVEFR
- a CDS encoding PQQ-binding-like beta-propeller repeat protein; the protein is MTKGTVKVGRAWLVAALVSFMGSGCAMRPAQPAGIDAVAQPTARVKVEWRVPLSSDRPWESNPREFGKPVLAPGGDLVVGASDGYVYRVRTDSGEVVWSKEIGGAIDAPVTLADGFVYVASARGSLHKLSWERGEEVWRADARSAFEAQPAVGQGVVAVTDSADVLYVFDEVSGELVWDYQRRQPDFFTIKGGGAPVISGDRIYCGFADGYLVSLFADSGELEWSANLGDASQEFGDVDLPVIEDGEFLYAVSYAGGIYAVEKSSGALMWHQDIESVADLIMQGPWLLGVSATGHVFAIAKSDGEPVWRFRMPDEQSPVALSTTGPLLSVATASGPLYLVRTRDGRPVTRWNPSSGFQRAPVYDSVRGYTLSNRGYLYGYRLAY
- a CDS encoding tetratricopeptide repeat protein encodes the protein MAIKIKKQGEAPEPEEQEGLDELEAAAALGAGSGEDLDAFERTTLQATAWVEENRSVVFGGIIAVIVAVLGVILGLQYIEGQQVEASSSLSKGLAAYEWYVEGSPELEAIRGQEGLAEPANIFASEEEKWQAIYDAAATTLADFDRGPIAADARLTQAAAAFHLQKLDEAEGLYRQVLDGEASDAMKVMARVGLANTLSALEKTDEAAKAWDSVAENAPERAQFAQYEKARMLDRAGQSDQAKELYHKILEDDPEFTFKSEIERRLATL